From Firmicutes bacterium HGW-Firmicutes-1, one genomic window encodes:
- a CDS encoding tungsten ABC transporter substrate-binding protein, translating to MALIIGSLILPIFAGCTNNNTTKVVEENESILLATTTSTQDSGLLDYILPKFKEETGIEAKVIAVGTGKAIQMGVDGEADVLLVHAKSSEEEFVKAGHAAERFDVMYNDFIIIGPNNDPAGIIDKAKGDVVAAFTLLRDGNYTFVSRGDDSGTDKKEKGIWKEAGIEPQGDWYLSAGKGMGDVIQMTNEKLGYTLTDRATYLTMKDTLDLKIVVESDKKLLNQYGVMAVDPSKNAEINSEGAKAFVDWILSDKTQTLIGEFGKEEFGQSLFIPNAQ from the coding sequence ATGGCTCTAATCATTGGTAGTTTGATTTTACCGATATTTGCTGGATGCACAAATAATAACACAACAAAAGTAGTTGAAGAAAATGAAAGTATACTATTAGCAACAACTACAAGTACACAAGATAGTGGATTGCTAGATTATATTCTGCCTAAATTTAAAGAAGAAACAGGAATAGAAGCTAAGGTTATTGCTGTTGGTACAGGAAAAGCAATTCAGATGGGCGTAGATGGAGAAGCGGATGTCTTATTGGTGCATGCAAAAAGTAGTGAGGAAGAGTTCGTAAAAGCTGGACATGCAGCTGAAAGATTCGATGTTATGTACAATGATTTTATTATTATAGGACCCAACAATGACCCAGCAGGCATCATAGATAAAGCCAAGGGAGATGTTGTAGCAGCGTTTACTTTATTGAGAGATGGAAATTATACTTTTGTTTCTAGAGGTGATGATTCTGGAACCGATAAAAAAGAAAAAGGTATTTGGAAAGAAGCAGGAATAGAGCCTCAAGGGGATTGGTATCTTTCAGCCGGAAAAGGCATGGGTGATGTTATCCAAATGACAAATGAAAAACTGGGATATACTTTAACTGACAGAGCGACTTACCTTACGATGAAGGACACATTAGATTTGAAAATAGTCGTAGAGAGTGACAAAAAGCTCCTGAATCAGTACGGAGTAATGGCAGTTGATCCCAGTAAGAATGCAGAAATTAACAGTGAAGGCGCAAAGGCATTTGTTGATTGGATATTATCAGACAAGACACAAACACTAATTGGTGAGTTTGGCAAAGAAGAATTTGGACAATCTTTGTTCATACCGAATGCGCAATAA
- a CDS encoding tungstate transporter permease: protein MGYIMDGLKEAFKLLLSFDREIYLIISLSIFVSFTSTMIASIIGTPVGLFLAIKKFRFKKVFTRFLYTFMSLPPVVVGLVVAVLISRRGPLGQFGLLFTPTAMIIAQTLLVTPIITGIIFNHAKEQGPEIRQICKTLGGNRWDTLILLIKEMRITILIAVVTGFGRAISEVGAVMLVGGNILGHTRVMTTFIAMNNSMGNYSMSIAMGIVLLIISFIVNSILYKYVVGD, encoded by the coding sequence ATGGGATATATAATGGATGGCTTAAAAGAAGCATTTAAACTTCTTTTATCCTTTGATCGAGAGATATATTTAATTATATCCCTATCCATCTTTGTATCCTTTACTTCAACAATGATTGCTTCCATTATAGGAACTCCAGTAGGACTTTTTTTAGCAATAAAGAAATTTAGGTTTAAAAAAGTATTCACAAGATTTCTGTATACCTTTATGAGTTTGCCGCCTGTTGTGGTAGGACTTGTTGTAGCAGTTCTTATTTCAAGAAGAGGCCCATTAGGACAATTTGGTTTGTTGTTTACACCAACCGCAATGATAATTGCACAAACTTTATTGGTAACACCAATCATTACAGGAATCATTTTTAATCATGCCAAAGAGCAAGGTCCAGAAATAAGACAAATATGTAAGACTCTTGGTGGTAACAGATGGGATACCTTAATCCTTTTGATAAAGGAAATGAGAATTACGATACTGATAGCTGTTGTTACTGGGTTTGGAAGAGCAATTTCAGAAGTTGGTGCAGTCATGCTTGTAGGTGGTAATATACTTGGTCATACACGAGTTATGACTACGTTTATCGCCATGAATAACAGTATGGGAAACTACTCAATGTCTATTGCTATGGGAATTGTATTACTTATTATTTCATTTATAGTGAATTCTATATTATACAAATATGTGGTAGGAGATTAA
- a CDS encoding molybdopterin biosynthesis protein has protein sequence MCCENENDKDKDIIKLDQQSRNIYISNLPVEEAIHLYTEALPATFNTEKLSIHDVLFRTTSEAVFAKISSPNFHCSAMDGIAVIAADTYGASEKTPKSLQEGIHFNYINTGNPMPENRDSVIMIEDIAEIDTGVIQIIAPAYPWQHVRPVGEDIVQGEMLIPSNHTIRPVDLGALLCGGIDELTVYSRTKVGILPTGTEVVQNMSELQYGKIIDSNSKVFEGLVTELGGLPKIYTPAIDNRQILKEAIKQGINENDLLIINAGSSAGSKDFTVDIIRELGTVVVHGVALKPGKPTILGMIDGKGVIGIPGYPVSAYFAFDTFVKPILEMYSSKKSETKNIEAILSQRVVSSFKHQELVRVTLGEVKGRLIATPLNRGAGATMSLVRADGVLSIPRRSEGIEGGQKVQISLLKSLDKIMNRLVLIGSHDLILDLIADKMPITSGHVGSMGGIMSMKRGECHISPIHLIDEETGEYNTSYIKKYFPPKSMAMIKGVKRLQGLMVVKGNPKNIQSFEDLIREDVTYVNRQRGSGTRQLLDYKLKNLQLDSAKINGYNREMTTHMTVAVTVKSGGADTGLGVLSSAQAMELDFIPVGYEEYDFLVPIEYLNDNRVISFIDLLQSNSFKDNLALIGGYDLYNPGVVLEVGN, from the coding sequence ATGTGTTGTGAAAATGAAAATGATAAAGATAAAGATATTATAAAGTTAGACCAACAATCAAGAAATATATATATATCTAATTTGCCAGTAGAAGAGGCAATTCATTTATATACAGAGGCGCTACCAGCTACGTTTAATACAGAAAAGTTATCTATTCATGATGTGTTATTTAGAACAACCTCTGAAGCAGTATTTGCTAAAATATCATCACCAAATTTCCATTGTTCAGCTATGGATGGTATAGCAGTAATTGCAGCCGATACTTATGGTGCTTCTGAAAAGACACCTAAATCGCTTCAAGAGGGAATTCATTTTAACTATATTAATACAGGAAACCCAATGCCAGAAAATAGGGATAGTGTAATCATGATTGAAGATATTGCGGAAATTGACACAGGAGTTATTCAAATTATTGCTCCTGCATATCCTTGGCAACATGTTAGACCAGTTGGTGAGGACATCGTTCAAGGTGAGATGTTGATCCCTTCGAATCATACAATCAGACCAGTAGACCTTGGGGCACTTTTGTGCGGTGGTATTGATGAATTAACGGTTTATTCAAGAACAAAGGTTGGTATTTTACCAACTGGGACAGAAGTTGTACAAAATATGAGTGAGCTTCAGTATGGTAAAATTATTGATTCAAATTCCAAGGTATTTGAAGGTTTGGTCACTGAATTAGGAGGCTTGCCAAAAATATATACGCCAGCAATAGATAATAGACAGATTTTAAAAGAAGCTATAAAGCAGGGTATAAATGAAAATGATTTATTAATTATAAATGCAGGTTCATCTGCTGGATCTAAAGACTTTACAGTAGATATTATTCGTGAACTAGGTACTGTAGTTGTACACGGAGTTGCGCTTAAGCCAGGGAAACCAACTATTTTAGGAATGATAGATGGTAAAGGCGTAATCGGAATTCCAGGCTATCCGGTGTCGGCATATTTTGCCTTTGACACCTTTGTAAAACCTATTCTTGAGATGTATTCAAGTAAAAAAAGCGAAACAAAAAATATTGAAGCAATTTTATCTCAAAGAGTCGTATCTTCTTTTAAACACCAAGAACTTGTAAGAGTGACGCTTGGAGAAGTCAAAGGGAGACTGATCGCAACTCCTTTAAATAGAGGTGCTGGTGCGACGATGAGTTTGGTTCGAGCAGATGGAGTGCTATCCATTCCACGTAGGTCAGAAGGGATTGAAGGAGGACAAAAAGTTCAAATTTCATTGTTAAAATCTTTAGATAAAATAATGAATAGATTGGTGTTGATTGGTAGTCATGATTTGATTCTAGATTTAATTGCTGACAAAATGCCAATTACTTCTGGACATGTAGGTAGTATGGGGGGCATTATGTCTATGAAACGAGGAGAATGCCACATATCACCGATACATTTAATTGATGAAGAGACAGGGGAGTATAACACTTCTTATATCAAGAAATATTTTCCTCCTAAATCAATGGCTATGATCAAAGGAGTAAAAAGACTTCAAGGACTTATGGTTGTAAAAGGGAATCCTAAAAATATTCAAAGCTTTGAAGACTTAATACGGGAAGACGTAACCTATGTGAATCGACAACGAGGGTCTGGAACAAGACAGCTTCTTGATTATAAGCTTAAAAACCTACAATTAGATTCTGCTAAAATAAACGGCTATAACAGAGAAATGACTACTCATATGACTGTAGCAGTAACGGTTAAATCTGGCGGGGCTGATACTGGATTGGGAGTATTATCGAGTGCACAAGCTATGGAGTTAGATTTTATTCCAGTTGGATATGAAGAATATGACTTTTTGGTGCCAATAGAATATCTTAATGACAATCGGGTTATAAGCTTTATAGATCTATTGCAGTCAAACAGCTTTAAAGACAATTTAGCCTTAATTGGAGGTTATGATTTATATAATCCTGGCGTAGTATTGGAGGTGGGTAATTAA
- a CDS encoding molybdenum cofactor biosynthesis protein, which produces MYSVGIITASDKGSRGEREDISGKLIETMMSENGYLIKRYVMLPDEEEALCNEMIYMADELNINLILTTGGTGFSKRDVTPEATLKAIIKQVPGISEAIRYNSLQITPKGMLSRGVSGIRGNTLIVNLPGSPKAVNESLSFILEPLYHGLQILVGDTSECGEPIGNK; this is translated from the coding sequence ATGTATTCGGTTGGAATTATAACAGCAAGTGATAAAGGGTCTCGTGGAGAAAGAGAAGATATCAGTGGAAAACTGATAGAAACTATGATGAGTGAAAATGGATATTTGATAAAAAGATATGTTATGCTACCAGATGAAGAAGAGGCATTATGTAACGAAATGATCTATATGGCTGATGAATTAAACATTAATTTGATTTTAACAACTGGAGGAACGGGTTTTAGTAAAAGAGATGTTACACCAGAGGCAACATTAAAAGCAATCATTAAGCAAGTACCTGGGATTTCAGAAGCTATCAGATATAATAGCTTACAAATTACACCAAAAGGTATGCTTTCAAGAGGTGTTTCGGGTATTAGAGGAAATACGCTTATTGTAAATTTGCCAGGTAGCCCTAAAGCTGTTAATGAATCCTTATCTTTTATACTTGAACCGCTCTATCATGGTTTGCAAATACTTGTTGGAGATACCTCGGAATGTGGGGAACCAATTGGGAATAAATAA
- the moaA gene encoding GTP 3',8-cyclase MoaA, which translates to MKDSFGREVNYLRLSITDRCNLRCKYCMPEAGIDKLNHDSILTLEEIDEIVSTFVDLGVNKVRITGGEPLVRKGIISLIEKISRHSKITDLALTTNGIHLKEMAKRLKEAGLTRVNISLDSLDAKKYAMMTRGGKLQDVLEGIEMAKQVGLTPIKLNVVLIGGFNENEVERFVALTKDEAIDVRFIELMPIGEVATWSLENFLSNEYVLEKVPSLMKITSSDYGSPAVYYSLPGGKGRVGLISPISCKFCDTCNRIRLTSEGQLKYCLHSNEEFDLRTILRENGSLKELIKYSISQKPLEHSIEQGNFISRNMVQVGG; encoded by the coding sequence ATGAAAGATTCTTTTGGAAGAGAAGTTAATTATTTGAGATTATCCATTACAGATAGATGCAATTTGAGATGTAAATACTGTATGCCGGAAGCTGGAATTGATAAGCTGAATCATGACTCTATTTTGACCTTGGAAGAAATTGACGAAATCGTATCCACCTTTGTAGACTTGGGCGTAAACAAAGTGCGTATAACAGGAGGAGAACCTCTTGTTAGAAAAGGAATTATTTCACTCATTGAGAAAATAAGTCGTCATTCTAAAATTACTGATTTGGCATTAACAACGAATGGCATACATTTAAAAGAAATGGCTAAAAGGTTAAAGGAAGCTGGGCTAACACGTGTAAACATTAGCTTAGATTCCTTAGATGCAAAAAAATATGCAATGATGACTCGAGGTGGTAAATTACAAGATGTCCTCGAGGGTATTGAAATGGCTAAACAAGTTGGATTAACTCCAATAAAGTTGAATGTAGTATTAATTGGTGGCTTTAATGAGAATGAAGTTGAGCGCTTCGTAGCATTAACGAAAGATGAAGCTATTGATGTTCGATTCATTGAACTCATGCCTATTGGTGAAGTAGCAACCTGGTCCTTAGAAAATTTCTTGTCAAATGAGTACGTATTAGAAAAAGTACCTAGCTTGATGAAGATTACATCTTCAGATTATGGTTCACCAGCAGTATATTACTCCTTGCCAGGTGGAAAAGGTAGAGTTGGTTTAATCAGTCCAATATCCTGCAAGTTTTGCGACACCTGTAATCGAATCAGGTTAACCTCAGAAGGTCAATTGAAGTATTGTCTTCATTCAAATGAAGAATTTGATCTACGTACTATTTTAAGGGAAAACGGCTCCTTAAAAGAACTCATAAAGTATTCGATTTCACAAAAACCACTAGAGCATTCTATTGAACAAGGCAATTTCATTTCAAGAAATATGGTTCAAGTTGGTGGATAA
- the moaC gene encoding cyclic pyranopterin monophosphate synthase MoaC — MSFTHFNNDGRAYMVEVTDKEDTTRIAVAYGTIHMHPDTIAAIKNERIKKGDVLCVSQVAGIMGAKKTSEVIPMCHPLMLTGVDLHFTIGHNHILIEAEVKTTGKTGVEMEALTAVSVAALTIYDMCKAIDKEMIIGDIKLMKKTGGKSGDYLKEGFK; from the coding sequence ATGTCATTTACTCATTTTAATAATGATGGAAGAGCTTATATGGTTGAAGTAACAGATAAAGAGGATACGACAAGAATTGCAGTAGCTTACGGCACAATACATATGCATCCAGATACGATTGCAGCAATTAAAAATGAACGTATCAAAAAGGGAGATGTTCTTTGTGTTTCTCAAGTTGCAGGTATTATGGGAGCGAAAAAAACAAGTGAAGTAATTCCTATGTGTCATCCTTTAATGCTTACAGGAGTTGATCTACATTTTACAATTGGACACAATCATATTCTCATAGAGGCAGAAGTCAAAACCACCGGCAAAACAGGGGTTGAAATGGAAGCCTTAACCGCAGTTTCCGTTGCCGCATTAACGATATACGATATGTGTAAAGCAATTGACAAAGAAATGATCATTGGTGATATTAAGCTTATGAAAAAAACAGGTGGAAAATCAGGAGACTATCTCAAGGAGGGTTTTAAATGA
- a CDS encoding aldehyde ferredoxin oxidoreductase: protein MFGYQGKILRIDLSTGISKVEALDEALAKKYIGGRGLGTKIYADEVSPDIDALSAENKILFVTGPLTGTPTPTGGRYMVVTKGPLTGTIASSNSGGYWGPELKFAGYDLIIVEGKSDKPVYVMIEDDKIEIRNAGHLWGKVVSETTDILKGETPEKSRILTIGPAGEKLSKMASIMNDYSRAAGRSGVGAVMGSKNLKAIVVRGTGKVTVAQEETLKQVVKECTLKIKENGVTGQGLPTYGTAVLVNIINENGVFPTNNFQTSQFAQAEEISGETLAEKYLVKKDPCYRCPIACGRYCKVDDIEGGGPEYETIWAFGGDCGVSDMGAVIKANYWCNEMGLDTISTGATIAAAMELYQKGYIKDEDLDGLSLEFGNADAVVEWTKRMGLREGFGDKMADGSYRLTDSYGVPELSMSVKKQELPAYDPRGIQGQGLQYATSNRGGCHVRGYMISPEILGLPEKLDRFTLEGKATWVKIFQDLTAFIDASGLCLFTSFAMGGGDYAAMINAVIGTDWTVEDVLMAGERIWNIERLYNLSAGIDSSQDTLPSRLLKDPIVAGPSEGNVARLSELLPEYYSLRGWGSDGIPTQERKTLLGV from the coding sequence ATGTTCGGTTATCAAGGAAAGATTTTAAGAATTGACTTATCTACAGGTATTTCTAAGGTTGAGGCTTTAGATGAAGCACTAGCTAAGAAGTACATTGGGGGTAGAGGACTTGGTACAAAAATTTACGCAGACGAAGTATCGCCAGACATTGATGCTTTAAGCGCAGAAAACAAAATATTATTTGTAACAGGTCCACTAACGGGTACGCCAACTCCAACAGGAGGCAGATATATGGTAGTAACCAAAGGCCCTCTAACAGGAACGATTGCATCCTCTAACTCAGGTGGATATTGGGGACCAGAGCTAAAGTTTGCAGGTTATGATCTCATTATTGTTGAAGGCAAGTCAGATAAACCAGTTTATGTAATGATTGAAGACGATAAAATTGAAATAAGAAATGCTGGTCATTTGTGGGGTAAGGTGGTTTCAGAAACTACGGACATTTTAAAAGGTGAAACTCCTGAAAAATCTAGAATTTTAACAATTGGACCTGCAGGCGAGAAATTATCAAAAATGGCTTCCATTATGAATGATTATTCTAGAGCAGCAGGACGTTCTGGTGTTGGTGCAGTAATGGGTTCAAAAAACCTCAAAGCGATTGTAGTGAGAGGTACAGGAAAGGTTACTGTTGCACAAGAAGAAACATTGAAACAAGTTGTTAAAGAATGTACGCTAAAAATCAAAGAAAATGGTGTAACAGGCCAAGGATTACCTACATACGGAACGGCAGTACTTGTAAATATTATTAACGAAAATGGTGTTTTCCCTACGAATAATTTCCAAACCTCTCAATTTGCACAGGCGGAAGAAATTAGTGGAGAAACCTTAGCAGAAAAATACTTAGTGAAAAAAGATCCATGTTATAGATGTCCAATTGCATGTGGACGTTATTGTAAAGTAGATGATATTGAAGGCGGTGGCCCAGAATATGAAACTATTTGGGCATTTGGTGGAGATTGTGGAGTATCAGATATGGGCGCTGTTATCAAAGCCAACTACTGGTGTAATGAAATGGGTCTAGACACAATTTCAACAGGTGCAACGATTGCAGCAGCAATGGAATTGTATCAAAAGGGTTATATTAAGGATGAAGATTTAGACGGACTTTCTTTAGAATTTGGCAATGCCGATGCAGTCGTAGAATGGACGAAACGTATGGGCTTGAGAGAAGGCTTCGGTGATAAAATGGCGGATGGTTCCTATAGATTAACAGACAGCTATGGTGTTCCAGAGTTATCCATGTCAGTAAAAAAACAAGAGCTTCCTGCATATGATCCAAGAGGTATTCAGGGTCAAGGTTTACAATATGCAACATCTAATCGTGGTGGTTGTCACGTTAGAGGCTACATGATTTCTCCGGAAATCCTTGGTTTACCAGAAAAATTAGACCGTTTTACGCTTGAAGGAAAAGCAACATGGGTAAAAATATTCCAAGATCTTACTGCATTTATTGATGCATCTGGTTTGTGTTTATTTACTTCCTTTGCAATGGGTGGAGGAGATTATGCAGCAATGATCAATGCGGTTATTGGAACAGATTGGACCGTTGAAGATGTATTAATGGCAGGAGAAAGAATTTGGAACATTGAAAGACTTTATAATTTATCTGCAGGTATTGATTCGTCACAAGACACATTACCTAGTAGGTTATTAAAAGATCCTATCGTAGCAGGTCCTTCAGAGGGAAATGTTGCAAGATTATCAGAATTATTGCCAGAATATTATTCACTTCGTGGTTGGGGTAGCGATGGTATCCCTACACAAGAAAGAAAGACCTTATTAGGAGTATAA
- a CDS encoding AraC family transcriptional regulator, producing MLKMIHNFDRSLEKHNNYETEYLKILYYDLSKDYKEIYKSYQYNRLCTIANGTKHVKINNGVEFDYNSSEFILLPPNSSVQMEIKEDTIAVVYEISDKLIEDTRNHIQIKFEADAIDAKNSIVKEKFNECIKAPLKRINEYCSSNDANKTFLIDLCSQELTYNLIKNFLITPNPNNKYFDPVDYTVKFLNENIYEPVTINEIAAYLNMSASNLTSCFKKRTNMTPKEYQNLLKLKTSKEALKHKNVTEVCYDLGFENVSYFIKLFKNYYGETPKQFAMKIN from the coding sequence ATGCTTAAGATGATTCACAATTTTGATCGTAGTTTAGAAAAACATAACAATTATGAAACAGAGTATCTTAAAATACTCTATTATGATTTGTCCAAAGACTATAAGGAAATCTATAAATCCTATCAATATAATAGACTCTGTACAATTGCAAATGGTACAAAACACGTCAAAATTAATAATGGTGTTGAATTTGATTACAACAGTTCCGAATTCATACTTCTTCCTCCTAACTCTAGTGTACAAATGGAGATTAAAGAAGACACGATTGCAGTGGTGTATGAAATCAGCGATAAGCTTATTGAGGATACTAGAAACCATATTCAAATCAAGTTTGAAGCTGATGCCATCGATGCTAAAAATAGTATTGTCAAAGAAAAATTCAATGAATGTATTAAGGCACCGCTTAAAAGAATAAATGAGTATTGTTCAAGCAATGACGCAAACAAAACCTTTTTAATAGACTTATGCTCTCAAGAGCTTACCTATAATTTAATTAAGAATTTTTTGATTACCCCTAATCCAAACAATAAGTATTTTGATCCCGTAGATTATACTGTTAAATTTTTAAATGAAAATATATATGAACCAGTTACTATTAACGAAATTGCTGCTTACCTTAATATGTCTGCTTCAAATTTAACCTCTTGCTTCAAAAAGAGGACAAACATGACACCAAAAGAATATCAGAATCTACTTAAATTGAAAACTTCAAAGGAAGCCCTCAAACATAAGAATGTTACTGAAGTGTGTTATGATTTAGGCTTTGAAAATGTTTCTTATTTTATTAAATTATTTAAAAATTACTATGGAGAAACTCCAAAACAATTTGCTATGAAAATAAATTAA
- a CDS encoding ABC transporter → MNIKGLSKVYEERTVLNIESLLFESNKLYGIIGPNGAGKSTLLRIISGIEQNTSGEIYYNRCILNEQISKLITFMSQRHYLLKTSVFNNIAYPLKIRKQSKKTIESKVNEIMMELQLFDLRDQLATSLSGGEAQKVALARALIFEPQLLLLDEPTANIDPNSMKLIEKVILKRNNEKKGTTIMITHNMSQARRLCDEVIFMNKGEIEVKKGEKHILV, encoded by the coding sequence ATAAACATAAAAGGCTTGAGCAAAGTTTACGAAGAACGAACAGTCTTGAATATTGAGTCTCTTTTATTTGAAAGCAATAAACTTTATGGAATCATTGGACCCAATGGCGCCGGAAAGAGCACTTTACTCCGAATTATTTCAGGGATCGAACAAAATACCTCTGGCGAAATTTACTACAATAGATGTATTTTGAATGAGCAAATATCTAAACTGATCACTTTTATGAGTCAACGGCATTATCTGTTAAAAACATCTGTATTCAATAATATTGCATACCCATTAAAAATAAGAAAGCAATCTAAAAAAACAATTGAAAGCAAAGTGAACGAAATCATGATGGAATTGCAGCTATTTGATTTAAGAGATCAACTTGCTACAAGCCTATCAGGTGGAGAAGCCCAAAAGGTTGCGTTAGCCAGAGCATTAATTTTTGAACCTCAGCTTCTTCTATTGGATGAACCAACTGCAAATATTGATCCTAATTCCATGAAATTAATAGAAAAAGTGATCTTAAAAAGAAACAACGAAAAAAAAGGGACTACAATCATGATTACACATAATATGAGCCAAGCTAGAAGGCTATGTGATGAAGTCATTTTTATGAATAAAGGCGAAATTGAAGTAAAAAAAGGTGAAAAACATATACTTGTATAA
- a CDS encoding molybdopterin molybdenumtransferase MoeA gives MEFFNVLTVKEVNLIIDRLSETYIIGTEEVDLINAVDRITVTDYYARVNLPEFNRSTVDGYAVICQDVMGASDAMPSFLLCVSEVNMGESTDLCLQKGQAVYVPTGGMVPRGADGMVMIEYVQKLDEQTILIQKPIAPGENITLIGDDLQEGDMIAPKGKKLSAYDIGLFAATGTYKVQVYNKPKFAILSTGDEIIDYNETQKLGQIREVNGYALNALILQLGGEVIKKVIVRDDFRKLQDELSQAMEQADIVLISGGSSVGTRDYTKQVIESFDGGRVLVHGISIKPGKPTIIGQIDAKLVFGLPGHPAAALMVFHIFVKRYMQKILKRVTNTFHVRATLDSNVHSSPGKETYQMVQLIRNDHEWNAIPLYGKSGMMSLLTRASGYIRISDNQEGLMKGEQVDVYLLQEVEL, from the coding sequence ATGGAGTTTTTCAATGTACTAACTGTAAAAGAAGTCAATTTAATAATAGATAGATTATCTGAAACCTATATCATTGGTACAGAAGAGGTTGATTTAATCAATGCCGTAGATAGAATTACTGTTACGGATTACTATGCAAGAGTTAATTTGCCAGAGTTCAATCGATCAACAGTGGATGGTTATGCTGTTATTTGCCAAGATGTTATGGGAGCATCAGATGCAATGCCTAGCTTTTTGCTATGTGTATCAGAAGTGAATATGGGAGAAAGTACTGATTTGTGTCTTCAAAAGGGTCAAGCAGTCTATGTCCCTACTGGTGGTATGGTACCCCGTGGTGCAGACGGTATGGTAATGATTGAATACGTACAGAAACTAGATGAACAAACAATATTAATTCAAAAGCCGATTGCACCAGGAGAAAATATTACACTAATCGGAGATGATTTACAAGAAGGTGATATGATTGCCCCAAAAGGCAAAAAACTATCAGCCTATGACATTGGATTATTTGCTGCAACTGGTACCTACAAAGTACAAGTTTATAACAAACCCAAATTTGCCATTCTTTCAACAGGTGATGAGATTATTGATTACAATGAAACCCAAAAGCTAGGACAAATTAGAGAAGTCAATGGTTATGCTTTGAATGCACTCATTCTACAATTAGGTGGAGAAGTAATAAAAAAAGTTATCGTCAGAGATGATTTTAGGAAATTACAAGATGAACTTAGTCAAGCAATGGAGCAAGCTGATATCGTTTTAATTTCAGGAGGAAGCTCGGTAGGTACAAGAGATTATACAAAACAAGTAATTGAGTCCTTTGATGGTGGACGGGTACTCGTTCACGGAATTTCAATCAAACCTGGAAAACCGACTATTATTGGCCAAATTGACGCTAAACTTGTATTTGGACTACCAGGTCACCCAGCAGCAGCTTTAATGGTATTTCATATTTTCGTAAAAAGGTATATGCAAAAAATCTTAAAAAGAGTAACCAACACATTTCATGTCAGGGCAACCCTAGATAGTAATGTGCATTCTTCTCCAGGAAAAGAAACCTATCAAATGGTTCAATTAATTAGGAATGATCACGAATGGAATGCGATTCCTCTATACGGTAAATCAGGAATGATGTCATTGCTTACTAGAGCTTCTGGATATATACGAATTTCTGACAATCAGGAAGGCTTGATGAAAGGCGAGCAAGTTGATGTTTACTTGCTACAGGAGGTGGAGTTATAA
- a CDS encoding MOSC domain-containing protein produces the protein MSKVVGKVIAVNISKEKGVIKESIPEGYFQEDHGLVGDAHAGKWHRQVSLLAQESIDKMTRIGIEGLCSGKFAENITTEGLILHELEVGTRLQIGNTIQEISQIGKECHSGCAIKVQVGQCIMPKEGVFTRVIQSGEIKVGDSIYSL, from the coding sequence ATGAGTAAAGTTGTAGGAAAAGTAATTGCAGTCAACATTAGTAAAGAAAAGGGTGTTATTAAGGAGTCAATTCCAGAAGGATATTTTCAAGAGGATCATGGTCTAGTTGGAGATGCACATGCTGGAAAATGGCACAGACAAGTAAGCTTATTGGCACAGGAAAGTATAGATAAAATGACTAGAATTGGTATTGAAGGACTATGTAGCGGTAAATTTGCTGAGAATATAACAACTGAAGGCTTGATACTTCATGAACTCGAGGTAGGAACAAGGTTGCAAATTGGAAATACGATCCAAGAAATTTCTCAAATTGGAAAAGAATGTCATAGTGGTTGTGCAATAAAAGTACAGGTAGGTCAATGCATTATGCCTAAGGAAGGCGTTTTTACTAGAGTAATCCAAAGTGGTGAAATTAAGGTTGGGGATTCGATTTATTCCTTATAA